The Humidesulfovibrio mexicanus DNA window CTCCGGCCAGGGCCTGCGCATCAACCCCGACCCCGGCCTGCCCCTGCGCAGGGGCGCGGAACTGCTGCTGGTGGGCGACAGCGCTTCCGAGCAGCGCTACCTGGAGCGCTTCGGCGGGGGCGAAGGGTAGGCCGACCCAGGCCGCGCGGCCAGCGCCCGGCAGCCTGCGGCGGCGACTACTCCACCTTGCGCAGGGGCTCGCACAATTCGCCCTCGTGGCGGGGATATGCTGCTCGCTCGCGGACGAGGACGCCATTGTCATACGTGTATTTCAGCGGCGGGACGTCGCCGCATTGCGGTTCGGTCATGCTTTTTGGGGAGAAGACGGCGACACCGTCGTACACGTTGGCGACGCCCTCGAACGTCCGCGAGAGCGTGGAGGATCTGTTGCAGGTGAAAATGCCCTGCGAGGTTTCCATGAGTTCCACCTGTTTGTACCGGAGGCCGTTGATCTTGGTCGGGTCTCCCGTCACGGTGATGGTGCGCGTGGTATGAATGCGCGTACGGCTTGCCCGTGTGTAAAACGTTCCTGACCATACGCCCAGGAACTTGGCCTGCTCGCCCTCCAGGTACGCCGCGTACTGCTTTTCACTGGCCAAGCGGGAGTGCTCCAGTCCGCTGCGCACCTGCGCCAAGTCGACCGGGAAGTGCTCGCCCGTGTGCAGGAACATCTCCGCGCGCGCATCTTGGCCGGGATTCCCTTCGTTCCAGACGGCGTCTATGAACCCCTCTTCCGGGTCCATGAAAATAACGGCCACGAAGGGCTGCGTGTCGGTGAAGCTCATGACGTCATAGCGCAGCACCCGCCCATCCCGCTCGACAGACATGCCGAAGAAGATGGAGCCCGGCTTGGCTTCCTTGACAAATCGCCGGTACCGTTCCTCGCCAAGGGTTTCCTTGAAGGCCGCAGTGAAGCCGGAGTGATCGAAGAGCATCTGCCCGTTGATTTCCTCATGCGGGGGTTTCCCTTCCCAAGCCTTCAAGCCGGAGAGGTCGAAGCGCTTGCTCCGGTCGAAGAGCCTGGCAAAAAAACCGCGCGTAGGCGCTTGCGATTCCTGGGCCGCGGAATGTGCGGCGGGAGGCCCGGCGATCTTGGCCGCCACCCAGCCCAGGGCGATCATGCAGAGGCAGGCCGCAAGGCCCAACAGAATGTTTTTCACGGTTTTTCCGCCCATGGCCTGCTCCTTCTGTGTGTGCGCCCGAACCGGCTTCCTAGTTGAGCTGATCTTCTAGAAGCTGGCTGTTGGCCAGCGCCTTTTCCACGCGCGCAAGCCCGTCCGCGATGTCCTGGCTGGGCTCTGGGCAGCGCTGCTCCGCCAGCTTGTAGGCCAGCCGCGCTTGCTGGAAGTCTCCGGCGTGCTCCGCGCAGACCCCGCGCAGATAGGGCAGGGCATGGCCTTGCGGGTGCGCGGCCTCGGTTTTGCTCCATATGGCGCAGGCCTGGTCCATGTTCCCGGCCTGGGCGAAATCGACGCCTTTGGCGATGGCCTGCTTGGTGGCCTCATCCATGGCGGAATCGTCCTCGGTGATGAGCGACACCCGGACATGCTCCACATGCGGGGCCACGGTCTGCAAAAAGGCGGCGATGGCCCGCTTGCGCGCGGTGTCCACCAGCCCGTCGCCGGAGGGCTGCGCATCGCTGGTGCCGCGGCAGAACTCCGCCTTCTGGCTCTCGGCGAACTCCTGCGCGAAGACGATCCTTCCGGAGGCGATGTTCACCACCTTGGGGGTGAAGGCGAAGCTTCCGGTGCGCCTGGTGCAGGGAATTTCGTGCACCTCGTACTTGGTGCAGGAGTCGTTCTTGCCGCGCCGGACGCAGATGCTGCGCTTTTTGAGGATGCGCTCGTCGCGCCAGTCGGAGAAGCTCACCGTGCCGAGCACCAGGCCGCTGGCCTTGGGCCCCTTGGTGCGCTTGCGGTATTCCTGGGTGTCAAAGGTCATGGCCACGCCGTTGGTGTCCTGGGCGTTGCGCAGGGCGCCCGCGTCCATAAGGGTGAAGTAGGGGCTCGGCCCAAGGGAAAAGGCCCCAAGCGCCTGCTCCACGGCGGCGGTGGTCACGTTGCCCTCGTCGTTGTGGAAGCGGGCCACGGCGATGCGGCGCAGTTGCGTCACTTCGTGCGCCTTCGCGGGCTCCAGCACGTTCATGGTCACCTGCGGGGCGCAGCCGCACAGGGCGAGGACAAGCAGCAGGGCGGGAACGGTAGGTCTCATCGTCACTCCGGAAAAAGGCGTTCGCAACGCCTGGGTCAGTTGGCCTTGCGTCCGCAGCCCCCGCAAAACAGGTCGTCCTCGGCCAGGGGAGCGCCGCAGTCGGGGCAGAAGCGCTTGCGCAGGGCCTGGCGCGCCGCTTCATGCGTCT harbors:
- a CDS encoding tetratricopeptide repeat protein translates to MRPTVPALLLVLALCGCAPQVTMNVLEPAKAHEVTQLRRIAVARFHNDEGNVTTAAVEQALGAFSLGPSPYFTLMDAGALRNAQDTNGVAMTFDTQEYRKRTKGPKASGLVLGTVSFSDWRDERILKKRSICVRRGKNDSCTKYEVHEIPCTRRTGSFAFTPKVVNIASGRIVFAQEFAESQKAEFCRGTSDAQPSGDGLVDTARKRAIAAFLQTVAPHVEHVRVSLITEDDSAMDEATKQAIAKGVDFAQAGNMDQACAIWSKTEAAHPQGHALPYLRGVCAEHAGDFQQARLAYKLAEQRCPEPSQDIADGLARVEKALANSQLLEDQLN